From Candidatus Zixiibacteriota bacterium, a single genomic window includes:
- a CDS encoding aminotransferase class V-fold PLP-dependent enzyme, translated as MNNTNQSSDLRQRHAPIALDGDEFRRLGHQLVDQIAEFLDSLAQRRVTPGEGPATVRAALGAGPVPEQGGDPRALLAEASRLLIEHSLFNGHPRFMGYITSSAAPLGALADLLAAAVNPNCGGWVLAPMASEIEGQTIRWIAEMIGYPAGAGGLLVSGGNMANFVGFLAGRRAKAAWPLRAEGLRDRPQLTVYASKETHTWIQKAADLFGLGTNAIRWIAVDEQRRMHLGALEQQIAADRRAGLQPIMVIGAAGSVAVGAVDPLPQLAQLCQRERLWFHVDGAYGAPAAMLPEAGEDLKGLALADSIALDPHKWLYSPLEAGCALVKDPQALVDTFSFTPDYYHFHEGFDEQPINYFEFGLQNSRGFRALKVWLAIRQVGRAGYTQMIRDDIALARALFELMKAHPDFEAVTNNLSITTFRYVPADRRSGSIADEAYLNELNRAILNELEAGGDMFVSNAIIEEKFLLRACIVNFRTSLADIEAVPEIVARVGRTIDTRLRAEQAKAVRD; from the coding sequence ATGAACAACACGAATCAGAGCAGCGATCTCAGACAGCGGCACGCGCCGATTGCGCTTGACGGCGATGAGTTTCGCCGTCTCGGGCATCAACTGGTTGACCAAATCGCGGAGTTTTTGGACTCGCTGGCGCAGCGACGGGTGACGCCGGGAGAAGGCCCGGCGACGGTGCGGGCGGCGCTGGGCGCCGGCCCGGTGCCAGAACAGGGCGGCGACCCGCGGGCATTGCTGGCCGAAGCGAGCAGGCTGTTGATTGAGCATTCGCTGTTCAATGGCCATCCGCGATTTATGGGATATATCACCTCCTCCGCCGCGCCGTTGGGAGCCTTGGCCGACCTGTTGGCAGCGGCGGTGAATCCGAATTGCGGCGGGTGGGTACTGGCTCCGATGGCGAGCGAGATCGAAGGACAGACAATTCGCTGGATTGCCGAGATGATCGGATATCCGGCCGGCGCCGGTGGGTTGCTGGTATCGGGCGGCAATATGGCGAATTTTGTTGGCTTCCTGGCGGGACGACGCGCCAAGGCGGCGTGGCCGCTCCGCGCCGAAGGGCTGCGCGACCGGCCGCAGTTGACGGTGTACGCCTCGAAGGAGACACACACCTGGATCCAGAAAGCGGCAGATTTATTCGGGTTGGGCACGAACGCGATCCGGTGGATTGCGGTTGATGAGCAGCGACGGATGCACTTGGGCGCGCTGGAGCAGCAAATTGCTGCGGATCGCCGGGCGGGGTTGCAGCCAATCATGGTGATCGGCGCGGCCGGGAGCGTGGCGGTCGGGGCGGTCGATCCGTTGCCGCAGCTCGCGCAGTTGTGCCAGCGCGAAAGATTGTGGTTTCACGTTGACGGTGCTTATGGCGCGCCGGCGGCGATGCTCCCGGAAGCCGGCGAAGACCTGAAGGGACTGGCGTTGGCGGATTCGATCGCGCTGGACCCGCACAAGTGGCTCTATTCCCCACTGGAAGCCGGTTGCGCGCTGGTCAAAGATCCGCAAGCCTTGGTTGATACTTTCAGCTTCACACCGGATTACTACCATTTCCACGAGGGCTTTGACGAGCAACCGATTAACTACTTTGAATTTGGGCTGCAGAATTCGCGCGGGTTCCGGGCGCTGAAAGTCTGGCTGGCCATCAGGCAGGTCGGGCGCGCGGGGTATACGCAGATGATTCGCGACGATATTGCATTGGCAAGGGCGCTCTTCGAGCTGATGAAAGCGCATCCCGATTTTGAGGCAGTTACCAACAATCTCAGCATCACGACCTTTCGTTATGTTCCGGCGGACCGGCGCAGCGGCAGTATCGCTGATGAAGCTTATCTCAACGAGCTCAATCGCGCGATTCTGAATGAGTTGGAGGCCGGTGGCGACATGTTTGTCTCAAATGCGATTATCGAGGAAAAGTTTCTGCTGCGAGCTTGTATCGTGAACTTCCGAACGTCGTTGGCGGACATTGAGGCCGTGCCGGAGATTGTTGCGCGGGTGGGACGGACAATAGACACCCGACTCCGGGCGGAGCAGGCGAAGGCGGTACGAGATTAA
- a CDS encoding DUF2238 domain-containing protein, with protein MSTKTIPLRVQLLIVFALWWVIWAYRPWNLSDWILENVLTVLAVSFLIATRNRFRLSNVSYVLIFVFMCFHTVGTHYTYADVPYERWTAALSFSINDLFGFQRNHFDRLVHFLFGFLLCYPVREVFMRIVQAQGAWSYYLPVELVMSLSMLYELIEWAVAEVFGGDLGMAYLGTQGDIWDAHKDMALASLGAVLGMLIVAGINWKYQRDFIAEMRDSLRVKGTVPLGEVKLAEYRRQSEDDRPAS; from the coding sequence ATGTCCACAAAGACTATCCCGCTCCGCGTCCAGCTGCTGATTGTCTTCGCTCTCTGGTGGGTGATCTGGGCCTATCGGCCGTGGAATCTCTCCGACTGGATCCTCGAGAACGTCCTGACCGTCCTCGCGGTTAGCTTCTTGATCGCCACCCGTAATCGCTTCCGCCTCAGCAACGTCTCGTATGTCTTGATCTTCGTCTTCATGTGCTTCCACACGGTCGGCACGCACTACACTTACGCTGATGTCCCGTACGAGCGCTGGACCGCCGCCCTCAGCTTCTCGATCAACGACCTGTTCGGCTTTCAGCGCAACCACTTCGACCGTCTCGTGCATTTCCTGTTCGGCTTCCTGCTCTGCTATCCAGTGCGCGAAGTCTTCATGCGCATCGTGCAGGCGCAAGGCGCTTGGAGCTATTACCTGCCCGTGGAGCTGGTCATGTCGCTGTCGATGCTCTACGAATTGATCGAATGGGCGGTCGCAGAGGTCTTCGGCGGAGACTTGGGCATGGCCTATCTCGGCACGCAGGGAGATATCTGGGATGCCCACAAAGACATGGCGCTGGCCTCCCTCGGTGCCGTGCTGGGGATGCTGATCGTCGCCGGCATCAATTGGAAATATCAGCGCGACTTCATCGCCGAAATGCGTGACAGTCTGCGCGTGAAGGGAACGGTACCTCTTGGCGAGGTTAAGCTCGCGGAATATCGCCGCCAATCCGAGGATGACCGGCCGGCATCTTAA